CGCAGCAGTAGAACTAGATGAAGACTCGGGAAGCATTGTAAGTTGTAACCCTAGGGTAAATGTGCCTCCATTAAAATCCAACGGCTCCAAAGTCCCAAGAAAAAGTAACCACATATCCAACGGTTCAAATCAATCTAGGGTTTAATTGGATTCGGctctttaattaaatttatactaGCATAAAAaagcatatttaaatattattctattaaaaaaaatactatagtctatgcattataaattataatacatgttaatttttttatattataatttttataattagcaAGTAGTGACTGTAGTGttgtaaaaaaaactatatttatttataataattaattatactataaaattgtctaacattatattttatcaaacattCTCCTAATTGGTactcataatataaatttatagttatattaattagtataatataataatactataggCTAATACCGTATATTAACCAAAAAGAGTAttctattttagaaaatattataagttataaattataatgcatgttaattgttatataaattaatttttaaaactagcaAGTAGTGTTGCAAATTCatagaatatataatgatataatctAAGAATCATAGGTGAtaagtatttaataattatgttataaaaatattgtaaatagaatgatataattataatttatgagTGATATGTTATAGGGCAATAAGTTATGACTATAGCTTATAGACTATAGCCTAGAGCCTTATTATCCTATAAGCATAACTTCTTATATGACATTTCACTATTTGAtaagaataagataaatatatcaatatcatatattaatattataaattaaatatataaacttatagtatatgtagaagaaaatatttaactataagtcactataattctatatacataattaataatacatatataattattgattattatatatatattttatattttactatatatgtataaatatatacgaGTCGAGCTCACGAGTCGAGTCGAGCTTTATACGAGTATATTCACGAACATTAATCGAGTCGGTCgagttttatacgagtttgtatCGTTTAATAATCGAGTTTATTTCTGTGTTTACGAACGGCCCATTTAATATTTGATTCGAGCCGATTTCGAGTTTATTCGAGTCGAATTCGAGCTGCCTGTCGAGTAGCTTGTTTATTTTATAGCCCTAACTAGAAGCGATGCTTGGTCCTGCTCACTCTACAATAATAACTGATGATGACAAGTTAATGGCTAAAGCAATCGTGAAGGTATTGTCTAATATAACTCACAAATTGTGCTTATGGCATCTTATACAAAAAGTTCATGAACATCTAACTCATGTTTACAACAAATATCCacaatttaaatatgattttaacAACTGTATTCATGAGACACTGACTATTGAGGAGTTTGAGTTGGAGTGGACTAAAATGTTTTTGAAGTGCAAGTTTGAAGAAAATAGTTGGTTGCAAACTATTTACGTAAAGAGAAAAAAGTGGGTGTTTGCTTACTTGAGATCTATATTTTGCGCTGGAATATCTACAACTCAACGAAGTAAGAGTATGAACAAGTTTTGTAAAGACTATGTTAGTTCAAGTATGATGGTAAGTGAATTCATCTATCAAtataaagaggttttgaatGCCCATTATCTAAGTGAGAAAAAGAATGATGTGAAGACAAAAATATCGAGGTCAATTATGAAAACTTCTTACAGTATTAAAGAGGAAATGTCCAAACTCTATACAAGAAATCatttttgatctttcaaaaagAGTTGTTTAGTAGCCTACAATTCAAGTCACACAAAACATGTGAGGAAGATGGAAGGAAAATTTATTTGGTGGCTATTCCTGAGAGAGAAAAGTCGACATTTGAAGTAACACTtaagaacaataaaaatgtTGTCTTGCACATGTCTTAAGTTTGAATTTATTGGCTCTGTATGCAAGCACATCCTACACATTTtgacaagaaaaaattatttggaCTTTGTACTATAATCATATATGTTAGAGAGGTGGACAATCAATGCAAAAAGTCGCATAGTAAATAGGATATGTGTCAATGATGGGCCATTGGAGACAATCTCAACTGTATTTAAAAAGAAACATTGTTTGATGAGACAGTTTTATATAGTTGCTGAGATGAGGTCACTATCTATTGAGAAATATGAGCATGTTTTACTGGGAGTAAAGACTAGTCATCAAGAGCTTCTCTTGATGAGTGatgttgatgttgatgatgatggtggtAACACAGAGGGACATATGCTTCAGAGCCAAATAGTCTCAAACTTTTTATTGTAAGATCCCACAAtcattgtttctaaaagtaggCTCAAAACTTTACAACAAAAGAATCCAAAGGAAAATCTGCCAACAAAGAAGCGACAATGCAGCATTTGTAAACAAAAAAGGCATACTAGAACGAAATGTCCATCACATAGGTACTTGCAATGATTTCATTATGTTTCTAATTATGTTTTATGTTCCTTATATAAAGCTTTTaacttgatgaaatattttttttagtggtATGGGCGAACCAAGTTCAACTATATTACCTCCAGACCCAACTATTATGTCACAAGATAAAGAGTATGGAGCATCACAGAATTTTCACTTTTTAGAAGAGAATTAATTAATGGGCAGCTGATGGAGTGGACTTTCTTTAGATCAGCTATTTCCTCattcaatattttttgtagACATGATATTTTATAGCCATTATACTTTTGTAGCCATATTATTTTGTAGCCATGATACTTTTATTGGTTGTAATGATGAATCTGGTTAGTTGTAAGTTGGCTATAGTGGAGAATTTAGTTGGCTGTAAATTGGTTGTAAGTTGGCTCTCAGGTTTTGTAGAATCACTACAAAATGATTCTTAGGTTTTTGTGCAAGGTTTCTAACTAATTTAGCTGAAGATttgtattagttttttttttttttttgtagtaaaaAAACATCAGAAGACCATCTCTCTAATATGTTTAGTCTTTATATCTGCTACTTAAATTCATATAGTTGTTTTTATCTACAATGTGGCTCAACCACAATGAACTCAACTGATAGATTGAACCATTGGGAATAATACTTTGTAGATTTTTCACATACTCCACAGAGTGCAGTGTAGTTAGGATTAGAGATTTttgaaacaataaaatattcaaCATTCTTCTTTGTTTAGGGATCAATAAAATAGTCCACATTTTACTCATGccgtaaaaaaaacaaatacaacttGTCTTGATAAGTTAAGTACATCTTAATGTAGCATTAAACGATTTACAGGACATGAAGGCTTATAAAATTTCAGAGTAAGAAATAACgcaataaatagaataaaaaatgcaATCAAGACACATTTGTACTTCTTCTTCATCGATTGGAATTTTATGTGTTCAATTCTTGCATGTTTAGCTGCTataatttcatttcttcaatGTGTTAATTTCAAGGTTCGTTTACAACAATCCGGTTGTTCCATTTCAATATTAACCCATTTGAAAAGGTcacactattttttatttttataaaatggatAATTGAAAAACTGCCGACCAAAACTTTTTGGATTGCCCGACGTCCGTATTTTGGAAGGAATGCCGCAATAACATATCGATTTTTGTCTTGATATCACATCATCTCCTATCCTCATAGACTGTAAGCTAGATATGGTGTCTCCTCCACTACTTTTCAtattgttgcaaaaaaaaaaaaaaaaagaggaaaaaaaaaccacTTTCATCCACTAATGGTTGCATCCTGAGGCACTCAATATGATCACCAAATGCAATATAGtgccaaaagaataaaaatatataaagagataAACACTAAACTATTCATATAGGATTTGTCTCTATTATAAATCCCATTAAGTGGGCCGGGCCTAATAAATAAATGTGGTTTAGTGGCCCATGGGCCTAGATGATGTTAGTTAGAATTGGACCATGGCCTTAGTTGGCAGTGCCGAATTAACtattttcatcttctttctttttgtgatTCTCTTTCTCATTTCATGAAACATCTTGTGTGCATTCTGTTTACTCATCGTAGCAatcattttccatttccatACCATTTCCTTATTACAACACAGTGAAGAATAGCAAGACTTATTATAGTCTCCTACATCAAGTAATAGTTATAATTGAATACCAACCAATGTAAAGCAACTCCCCACTTTCACTCATTTCTAACACCTCCTTCCCCCAAGGTTATGGcaaaagggagagaaaatgAGCGCGTACAAATTCTTTTGAAGAATTACCcaagtatttaaaatatgaaataaatctatcaatttcatatttgatattttctaCACTACTTACAAACTGAATATACAAccctaaaacttttttttataagtaaaagattttattcataatataaAAGTTAACATGGCCCAAGTACATATTTGATAATTAAATGTTCAATCCGAGCATATTTTTTCAACAAGGTGAAACTACTTTCACTGGCCTTCAAGCAGGGGTGGATATCGTGATCTTTTATAAAGAGAGCTCGAACGGAATGAGGCTTCAAAGGTTATGCACTAACTTAGATTCTAGAGGCATGATCATGACTTACACCCTAAATGTCGTCATTTTCAAGAATCTACTACAATGGGAAGAAAATGTAGAAAAGAAAACCTTAATCTCAAGAAAATGCAGAGAAGAAAATACCTAAGTTTACTCGCATCCAGCATGAGTCATCATGGGAGCAGGgacggtgttccttttgttcgTCGTCTTGGGATCAGGCGAGAGATGGAGAGAAAGATGGTTTTCTCTTTTAGACTTGAGTGCAAATGAtaggggagggagagagatttGAAGGAAACAGAGGGGGATTGGGTGGATGCAGGTTCATATTGTGTTTTTCTAAAGTGCCTATGTGGTACATTAGCATTGGCTGGTGCGAAAATTGATTTTATACCCATCTAGCCCCAAGCTTTTCCCTAAAGAGAGATATTTTAGATCTTCCATCTTACATAATTGTTTTATGGAAATTTGGCAGTGAAATTGATGCtggacaaaatttaaattaattctgATGACTAATTTCAACAGATGATTAACACATAGAAGATAAGATATTCTCCTAAAACATAGAGAAAACTctgaataatattaattaatagtaaaatttaaaattattttatgaaacccACAACCTGAATTTAAATAGctgcaaaatttgaaattatgatgatttttctatttgaaaaatctaaattattgtatgggaaataaatacataaataaacaagaatcctACAAAAAATTTGACCAAAATCGAAatagaatcacttccaaaacttgaaaccaaatatttactaataaggcaaaaatgagcataaatatatgatttgagggaaaataactaatattgccCTTAGTCCAAGGAAGATATTTAGGTTTTCCTTCCACATTTTTGCAGATTTATCTTCATAAGGTAGTATTTCAATGCAATCAACATATAATCTATATCTAGATACCAACTAATGCTAGaaaaaatttagattaattCTAACGGTTAGTTCCAATAGATAATCAACACAGAGAAGATAAGAGATTCTTCCaaaatatagagaaaactcttaataatattgattaacagtaaaatttgaaattattttatgaagccCACAAGCCAGACTTAAATAGatccaaaactcaaaataatgatgattttttcaatggaaaaatctaaattattgtatgagaaataaatacataaataaacaagaatcctATAAAAAATTTGGCCAAAATCGAAATCAAAACCATTTCCAAAATATGAAaccaaatatttactaataaggCAAAAACGAGCATAAATTTATGATTTGAgggaaaataactaatattgccCTTAGTCAAAGAAAGATATTAAGATTTCCCttccatatttttatatatttatttttttactttaatgCAATCAATATAGATTTTGAATCTAGATACCCCAAATCAATTTGGGTTTGCATAAGAAATTAGAATAACGCTACTCCCAACTTGTAACACCACTGGCTAACACTATCGtaatagtgctaatgtggtagatatgcattgatttgaaaatattgaaataaggaaAAGATTTAGACCTAGTTTGGATAGCAAAATtcattcatctcatttcaatatccaaattacacaaatataagctttttttaatttaaaattttcaatttttttatctaatcatttacctaatcattacagttttttcaaacttttaaataaaacaaaaaaaataaatcaatattttcaaatattaaaacaaaaataatattttaactttaaaataattttattcaagtttttttcctttcatgtcccaaaatctcataaaatatattaactcaaaccattttactattatttacaaactatttttattactattcatagatcatctcatctcatctcactatccgaACGAGGCCTTAACTATAACCTCAGTATGTGTCTACCACATCATAAATGTTATGTGGGGGCTACATTGAGGATGTTACAAATAACATTACTCTTGAACTATAGTAAATGTGAATCATATAGTTCCAATACATGAATGCAATTATTTCTTACCTACATAGATGGTATGTGGCTATGACAACAGAATGAAGCACACTGATTCACATTTCTTTTCAGTCATTTAGCAAAATCTATAAAGGTGCTGAAGTAATGGAACGACAAAggtaaaacaaaaggaaaagctCCCAAATCAAGTAGGAGAGTGAAGAGGGTGGAGAAGAGAGGAAAACTATGAAATTATTAGGAACTCAAAGGCACACTATTGAGAAGCATATATGGGCACAAAGCATGTGGGTTGCAAGTTTTAAACCAACAGTGAGTGCTTTTGGAAAGGTAGACTTGCGATGAATGCGTAATTCCTTGACGCATTACAAATAAAGTCAGCAATCGATTAATCAATAGACAGAATATGTGATGGAAGAATTCAGTACAAAATAACACATAGTATGaagtgtttatttatttaaaaaaagaaaaatgataattggAGTCATGAGTGCACAAACACcatacaattattttgaaaaaaaaaatgaataaatataggaACCATATAAAAagaagttaattttttaatagtgaacccATTCCTTTTTAAAGTTACTGCATAACACTTGTGcactccacgactgtatgtagtattcctcatataaaaaattgttttgaccaatcatattaatggaATGcgcaaaaagtatataaaagttACTATACCTAAGAGCTCTCTTGATGGATTCTTCAATctatcatttaaaatacatcaccaaaacttaattttttatttttttttacgtactaaattttataatataccatatatcagtttatctattttttctttatataatttaaatattatacgttttaatattttttatttattttaaatattttctctaactaCCAATAATATCCtcatatcttttgatatttacaatatctccccatatacaatattatataattatgttctattttaaattaacccaaatttataaactaaatcaaaatatagattaatttaaaaaataaaaagaagatattatataatgaaaatattctGGTCACATTAAATTGCTCTATATTTATTCCCAAAATCACCTCTTTATCAAGACCAAAATTCACAAACACCCAATCCCTTGTTTCTCAAGTCTCGAAGGGCCTCTCGAGTAGTAACAGTAGCATGGGAACGAGGTGGAGGGTCTGAGGGTCTGGAATGAACATAAAATACTTtggaaagaaatggaaaaaattaaattaaaagagagaaatgaattaaaaatattttacatggaTGAACAGTTCCTCTAGATGTAGACATCTGAAGTTGAGGCCCACTGgactaggggtggcaatatgtcacacgacccgttaacccaacacgaacacgacacgataatagcgggttagggtttagccttaatgagtttgggtcaaaacgggttgacccgttaagacacgattgcttaacgggttgataacgggttaacccgttttgacccgttatgacacgttaagaaagttaaagttacaattatatccttatatctaaaaataaaattattagaatttcaattccgatatttttattatttggattgtagttttggacttataattagttttataatttttatagatattgtaattttaacatttatataaaattatgctaaatttaatcaggttaaaaaggttaatttcgGGCCTATTCAAcacatttacataaatagtttaaaatgagttgtattgtgtcgtattaacctatttcgtaatattttcttaatttatttgtttacttataaaaaaacatatttcgtaatatttattaatgggtcaaaacgggttgacacgacacgacccgttatgttaatgtgtcgtgttagggtttgagattttgacacgataagcttaacaggtcgggttagggttgacctatatgacccgttaacacgatttgacacgatacgaacacgactcgttaacacgatttgacactccTGCACTGGACCCGTCTGATATGGAAAGTGGATTATAAGACCACGTAGCAAGAATAAGCTCCAAACTGCAACTAGTGCCGGTTCAACCCGTTATCCTGATTCCCAAACAGGCACCTAAAGTCTTACGCCAATTCTAAAACCCTAATTCGACAGCCTCATCGCTTATATATACTGGAGAAATGCACCAGTACGCCAAGCTCGGCCGCTAAGCAAAGCCTATTCTCTGTAAGCCTCTCTCCCATTCTCTATTAGTTCTTCGGCATTTGTATACGTTAAGCTGTTTCGATTATTTGGCGTCTAAGGCTTTCGATATTCTTTGtgtttagggtttcagatttattacGATTTATTCAAGTCCAAGCTAACAAATGTTTTTTCTTCGGGATACTTGTTTCAGAAAGTAGGAGAAAATGGCGGTGCCGTTGCTTACAAAGAAGATCGTGAAGAAGCGGGTCAAGAAGTTTAAGAGGCCCCAGAGCGACCGCAAGATCTCTGTCAAGGTATGTAAGAAATACTCATATCAGAGTCACTTCTTTATAGCTTTTTTGTTTGTTCAGTCATTTTAAACTTATTCCCTTTGAAGTTTTGTATTTTTAGACTGATTTGGTACATATATTTGATTTGCATACTAGcttttttctttgattaatgTTGTATTTGGTGAAAATGATGATAGTTTTTGTCGCCCCAGTCTTACTTGCATCTCATGATGCAAGATGGTGATGGACATTTTATCTGATTCTAGtaacttttataattaatgtcATCTTTTCTGCACTATATGCATaagtatccttttttttttttttttccttacatcTCAAAcaaaccttttatttttttcttccctgctgttgtcttttttttttttttttttttttttttttttttttttaaatagaatcaCCGGAATAGGGTGATGAGTGTTGACACTAGTGTTCCATGCTTTATTTTTATGGTATGTGATGAAACCATTTTCAACTCAAGGACCCCATTGTGTTTATCTTTATGTTACGATACTGTTTTTCATATATTATTAGAGTTTGGCGTTTAAAAAGTTCacgcttataaaaaaaattaatagattcAAGCCTTCTCACGGGCCTTGAAAAGCTCAAGGGATATGATGCTACCTTTTGACACCCAGTCTTACTTGCATCCATTGGTGCAGGCTGgtgatttaaattatataatctgATCCCTCTATTTacatatgtttttgtttttttcatcgGTTCTGTTTACATATGTTGTTAATCCTTATTTGAAACTTCTTTGGAATAAAGGTCTAATTTATGCAACGAGATATGATGATGCCTAACCATCATTTCTGCAGTTTTATGATGAATAACAACATGCACTACCATCTGATCTCTATTGCATATTTTGGATgcatttatttcttcaatcgaATACTTGTTAATGTGTAgtattgaattgattttttttctaaatatttttgttctggTTCTGCGAATGTATTTCTGCAATCAATGATGCAAAATGTTCATCATTTCTGACTTATATGTGATGATCATGTAAAATAATCACCATCTTTCGGCTGAGATTgcagttttttttgttaataatcccaagctttattgttattttattataaatctgGTAAATTGATTGTTCCATGGTAAACCAATTGTTATTTTGCCCATGGTATCTGATGTCCAGACTTTATACATTGTTGTGGCTGGTCATTTCGTTTCAAGGGCATAGATTGAATTGCTTACAGGTCTTGCGACACAGTGAGCCCGGGAAATTTCTCATTGGCTTCCTGTTACTAATTCCCTGtttacattttttctttgatattattaaaaagaaagtaGAGCTCCATTCGGTTTTGATTCAAACTTCTTTCTATCAATGATTTTGGTGGAATGCATCTTTGACAGACAAACTGGCGCAGGCCAAAGGGTATTGATTCTCGTGTGAGAAGAAAGTTTAAAGGATGCACGCTGATGCCCAATGTCGGCTATGGTTCAGACAAGAAGACTCGTCATTATCTACCCAATGGCTTCAAGAAATTTGTTGTGCACAATGTCAAGGAGCTAGAGCTGCTGATGATGCACAACAGGTAGGTGAAAGCTGCAGCCCTCACTGCAACTTGCTCAGTTTTTGTGAGTTTGTgcttattttttgtgtttttacaCTTCTTCAGGACGTATTGTGCTGAGATTGCACACAATGTCTCCACAAGGAAGAGGAAAGAAATTGTGGAGAGAGCCGCCCAACTTGATGTTGTTGTGACCAACAAGCTTGCTAGGTTGCGCAGCCAGGAAGATGAATGAGTTTGAAACCCTTTTGTGTTTGTAGTGATCCTTAATAGTCTGTATTTAGACATGGTTTTCATTATGAGCCTCAAGTGGGTCGATACTTCTTGTTCAATCCATGCTAGCTGACTTATTCATTTGTGTTTCATACTGACAAGATTTTTCCCAATCTATTCTATCTTTgttgctttgttgttttaaaacCTTGcttaaataatgaaatttttgCGTAGGGTCTCCAAGTTATGTCTTCGTGAAAATATATAGCATCATTTTCTTCCGTTTTCTATCGTTGTTTTTCACACTTGTAAGGAGTCATGTTTAGAAATGTTCATCCATGAAATTAccagttaacaaaaaaactttgcTTCCGTATAACTGTATAAGCGCTCTTCAATCCAGCAACGATTACAGTACCCtacttaaataaatgaaattcttCCAATT
This genomic interval from Carya illinoinensis cultivar Pawnee chromosome 10, C.illinoinensisPawnee_v1, whole genome shotgun sequence contains the following:
- the LOC122280120 gene encoding 60S ribosomal protein L32-1-like; the encoded protein is MAVPLLTKKIVKKRVKKFKRPQSDRKISVKTNWRRPKGIDSRVRRKFKGCTLMPNVGYGSDKKTRHYLPNGFKKFVVHNVKELELLMMHNRTYCAEIAHNVSTRKRKEIVERAAQLDVVVTNKLARLRSQEDE